GCCGGCAAAGATCGGCATCACGACCATGGCGCGCGCCTGCTCCGCTTCCAGCACCGCCTGCTCGGACGCCGGAAAGTCGCGCACCTGACCGCTGATCGGCTCGCCGCGCGCGAGCACCTCCACCCAGCGCTTGAGGCCGCCGGCCCGCATCGGCAGGGTTTGCCGGTCCGGGTTGCCGATCTGCGGGGCTATGCCCGCGCCGCACCACTCGTAGCGCGGACTGGTCAGGACCTCGCCATCCAGTTGCGGGTCGTTTTCGGACAGGACGATGCGGCTGACCTCGCTGGCCATGCCCAGCCGGCTCAGCACGGTGTTAATCTCTCGTTGCCATTCCGCCGAGCGCAGGAAGCGCTCCGAGGCAACAGCCACCGCCTGGAACATCGCTTCCAGCCGCAGGCGATCGGTCACGTCGCGGCCGATGCCCATGCTGCCGATCGGCACGCCGTCCTTGACGCGCGTCGCGCTGGAGAATGAGCCGATGCGGTAGCCGCCGTCGCGCGTGTGGATGCGCAGGTTGTACGTCGTGTTGTCCGCGCTGCCGAACATGCTGAGCGCGCGCGGCAGGTCGTCGGGGTGCACCAGTTCGGCAATCGAGCGGCCCAGCCATGCGTCGCGCGGGAAGCCGGTCACTCGCTCGAAAGCCGGGTTCAGCGTTTCGATGACCAGTTCACCGCGCTCGGAAAGCCCCAGCGTATAGACGACATCCGGCACCGTTTCGGCCAGTTGGCGGTAACGCGCTTCGCTTTCGGCCAGGGCGCGGTGCGACTGGTCGAGCGCGGCCAGCGCGGTGTTGAATTTTACAGCCAGTTGCGCGATCTCGTCACGCGGGTCGCCAACGACCGGCACGCGCGCCGAGGAGTCGGCGGCCCGGCTGACCTGGCCCACGGCGGCGCCGATGCGCGCCAGCGGCTGCAGGACGCGCGATTCGAGTTGCCACAGCAGGATGCCGATGGTGCCGGCGCCGACCAGGGCCAGCGCGAGCAGGAAGTAATTCAGCGCTTCGCCGCTGAGCGCGCGCAGGCTGCGCGGGGTCGTCGCGCGCAGGATGAACGCCGGTTGGCCGCGAATGTCGGGCAGCAGCAGGTAGCCGGCCTGGGTCTGCGCATCGAGCGGCGCGATATGCTCGGGCGTCCGGTCGTCGAGCGTGACGCGCGCCGCCGCCACATCGGCGGGCGGATCGCGCTGCGTCACCGAGTATACGCCGATCGCCAACTGGGTGGCGCGCGCCAGCCGCTCGATTTGCGCGCTGTCCAGATGGCGCGCCATGACGAGGGTGCCGCGGCTGGGGCCCGCGCCGGTGCTTTTAAGGATCGGGTGCGCCGAGATCAGCAGTGGAGCCTCGCTGGTGATCAGCGGGCCGAGCAGCCGGCTATCGCGCCCGCCCGTCTGCAACAGGGGACTGCCCGGTCCGAACGCCGCCAGCAACTCGGGGGGGACGGCGATCGGGCGCTGGTTGTCCGTGTCATAGGCTTTGCTGAATACCGGCTGGCCCGCCGTGTCGAAAAACACAATGACATCGACGCGCAGGTTCTGAAAAGTCTGGTTGAGGAGGTTGGCGTCTTCGAACGTGGTGTTGCGATCGACAACGAAGGCGTAGGCGTCATCCCAGGTGGCCCAGTCCTTGGCGATGTCGTCGAGCGACGCCAGCGCGTCGTCCCACACGGTGCGCAGGCGCACCAGGTCGTGCGTCATCGACTCGACTTCGCTCTGGGCTGAGACGCCCTGAAAGATCAGGCTGGCCGAAAGATAGACCAGCGCGATCATGGCCGCGATCAGGCTGCTACTGGTTATAAGAGTCCGCGCGCGAAGGGTCACGATGTTCCCGATATAGGCAAACCGCCCGGGGCCGCGGCCGGCTTGCGTTCGGCAACCAGGCGAGATGGCCGCATGGGACAGACGGTTTCATTGTCGGTGGCGCGCACGACGCTCCCCCTTGACAGTTCAGCACAGATCAGCGCGGAGTTCACCGGCGCCCGCGCGGCGGTCCCGTCGCGCGCGTCAGCGTCCAGCCATCATGCGCACGGAGTACGAGCGGAGCACCTTCATATAGTTCGCGCGCTCGAACGCCGCGGGTTCCGCCACGGAGCGCTGACTCATGCTCCCCTGCATCTGCCGGATCGACTGGTAGTCGTGCTCCTCCATCCACAGGCTCAGATTGTTCAGCACGCCGGT
This Chloroflexota bacterium DNA region includes the following protein-coding sequences:
- a CDS encoding diguanylate cyclase, whose translation is MIALVYLSASLIFQGVSAQSEVESMTHDLVRLRTVWDDALASLDDIAKDWATWDDAYAFVVDRNTTFEDANLLNQTFQNLRVDVIVFFDTAGQPVFSKAYDTDNQRPIAVPPELLAAFGPGSPLLQTGGRDSRLLGPLITSEAPLLISAHPILKSTGAGPSRGTLVMARHLDSAQIERLARATQLAIGVYSVTQRDPPADVAAARVTLDDRTPEHIAPLDAQTQAGYLLLPDIRGQPAFILRATTPRSLRALSGEALNYFLLALALVGAGTIGILLWQLESRVLQPLARIGAAVGQVSRAADSSARVPVVGDPRDEIAQLAVKFNTALAALDQSHRALAESEARYRQLAETVPDVVYTLGLSERGELVIETLNPAFERVTGFPRDAWLGRSIAELVHPDDLPRALSMFGSADNTTYNLRIHTRDGGYRIGSFSSATRVKDGVPIGSMGIGRDVTDRLRLEAMFQAVAVASERFLRSAEWQREINTVLSRLGMASEVSRIVLSENDPQLDGEVLTSPRYEWCGAGIAPQIGNPDRQTLPMRAGGLKRWVEVLARGEPISGQVRDFPASEQAVLEAEQARAMVVMPIFAGGAWWGFISFSDGADRRDFQALEQEALRTFASALGAAIHRSAIEEERARDRHYLALINEVTHEALTQPDARAVAQLLADKLHEFISSDGCYVTLWDELHQVPVPTASAGGIENYAQLQSNYGEMSLTEAALRHRGPLNVPDLGGSGYASERLKPLFPSRSVLALPLLAGSQWLGAALIAFNTTHEFSRDEIDLGEQVAEQFSLILARLRLLAESNRRAGQLKALHETAMDVSASRDAVGLLEKIVQRATALLDSESGGLYLADAEARTVRCVVSYNTQADYRGIVLKFGEGAAGQVAETAQPLIIDDYSEWSGRARTFESDRPFGAVLSVPLAWRGQVTGVVHVLGHGRRYTPADIELLGLFAEQASVAVENARLFGEVERLAITDDLTGVYNRRQLMTILDREVLRARRLSHPLALLIADLDHFKNVNDQHGHAAGDLALRAFCERLRAKIRGIDTLARYGGEEFVVVMPETHAAGAQVTAERLRQAIAAEPFQVGTTAIALTASIGVAVLSADDSGGDSMLARADSALYDAKGHGRNRVVIAA